The region catatttacaaagaatgtgaaatgagttcctcttggtctcaatcgggcttagaagagaagtctttatgtccactttactcatcaattctgacttttctatttcattcgttgtttaatatatttttaataattaaagtattaattaacgtatcaaatacaatagaaatatttcccgtgcaacgcgcgggtaaaaaacactagtaagtATATATTCCTTTCACTAAAGTGTGTGCAGCGGGTGTTGAATCTTGAAATTTCTCACATATGTATAAATTGattatttaaacaaatttttaattataatatttaatataaattattgACATTTTCTAAACTAAGTTAAATATGTAAATGTGGACATATTTCATAAAACCATTATCTTTCATTTGTGAAgcgttagattttttttatatcttttcgatgtatacaaaaagtttttttttttttatattgtgtgaagtgtttttttttatcaaagagTGATGATTCATTGATAACGGGCCAAGCCCAAGGCTAAGGAGCCAAAAACAAACAGCTATATCTACAGAAGCCCAAAGACAGTAGAAACATATTGTGTGAAGTGTTAGATATTGTTTAAATAACTTTGTGACTATGCCATACAGCACGAAAGCCCATAATAAGAATTGTGTGAAGTGTTAGATATTGTAAAAATGTGAGTAATTCTACCAACATAACAATTATGTTTGATGAAAATCAGTTGGGTAAATGGCTTATTCTTGGGTTTtgtttaataataaatatattttcccTTGTAAAAATTCAAATGAGCcatgctatatatatatatatatatatatatatatatatatatatatatatatatatatatatatatatatatatattttatattatattagatCGGAGGTGACTATTTACACAATCATTTTTTTCTTGTGACATGAAAAATTAAGGTGAGAGGAGAGGATAGTGTCTCAATTCAAGGCGAAAAATGTTTTCAAACTCAAAAAACACTATAAAAGACTTACGTATACCTATCCTAAGAGGACTAGCAGAACAATCTCCCAGATACGAGACTTTATCATACTTCATTAGACCAACTACTTGATGTTTCACAATCATTTTGTAAAGAATAAAAACgggtgaatggtcactttggtccctaaagTTGTAGGTGTCGGGCATATTAGTCCCTATTCTAAGGAAATGTCGCCCGTAGTCCCTGAAGTTGGCAAACGTCGATCACGTTGGTCCCTGCCTCTGCTCCCGTTAGTAAACGTTAACGGAGACGATGATTTGGCACGTTACGTGTGCATCTCTCCTAGCCACGTGGATTGGAACATTGGGGGGAAACATTgaaacttcaatttagtcctttttttttccttcttcttcgttcccttttctttttcctgCAGAACAAAACCAACATCACCCACATTCCCTTCTCCCTTTCAATGAGCAGCACCTCACAATCCTCACCATAATTCCTTCTTCATCCTTAACAACAAAAGACCATCATCCTCACCTCCTCAACGTTGCAGCAGCCACGCATACTCCCTCTCACCACCATCATTTTCTTCTACTTCCATCCACAACGTACCAGCCATCACCACCGTGACGCCTCTTCCTTGTCCAGTCCAGAGCCGCGAGCACCACCACCTTCAGGAGCGGCGAGAAGCTACATAGAACAGAGgagaaacaaaaccctagccgccaccggtgtcttctccggcgagcttcGTTCTGAAAATCAAGGGCAATTTCTTGAAGCTTTCGACCTCCTCTTCTCAAATCCGAGGCCAAACCACTGCTAAGAGGTGTTTCCTCTTGTCAATTTTGGATCTAATAGTCTAGggtttttatgttttctgatttgggtaaaaagaatttaatggAGTTAAATTGATactgatttttctttcttgaatATGGTTGGTTTTATTCCAATTTGTTTTCTGATTCTGGGTAGGTGTGGGATTTATTGATTGGGTTTTCTGGAGTAGGAAGTTTTGATCTTGATTTTGGAGGTGAATGTATTGGGTTTGCTAGGCTTCCCAAACAAAATTGCATATACACTAGCATCCAGTTCCCTTTGCATATACACTAGCATCCATCATAACAAAATTGATGTTTCAATGTTCTAGGGTTCTAGGGTTCTTGTTCTTATAAGGAAGAAAGGGACTAAATTGATGTTTCAATGTTTCCCCCAACGTTCAGATCCACGTGGCAACGCCATTAGGAcacttaacgtgccaaatcatTATCTCTGTTAATGTTCACTAACGGGAAAACGGCCAAGGACCAACGTGGTCGACGTTTGCAAACATTAGGGACTACGGGAGACATTTATGAAGAATAGGGACTAATATGCCCGACACCTACAActttagggaccaaagtgaccattcacccGAATAAAAACTAAGAAATGGTGGACAAATGCAATGATAATGTTGGGCCAGGTCCAACTGAGATAGTCTTAGGGTGCCAGGCCCAAAACAGTTTTTTTCAATCTTGAGATTTGTTTAGCTGAGGAAGAAAAAACGCAGAGGAAGCCcctcttcttcctttcttcttccctTTCCCACTCTTGTGCTGTCAACTCCATTCTCCGTTGCCGGCAAGGTAAACCCTCTCTCTCGTTTCCAATTTCCATTTCATTCACCACCAAATTAGGGTTAGGGTTCTTATTCTTCATACAAACATAGAAAAATTTCCATTCAGTGAGTATACTTTGTTTCAATTTCTGTGAGAAAAACCATTTAGGTTTCATTATGGTTATGGATTCAACCGACAAGAGGGAGGATGAGGATTGGGAATTGACCGATAAGAGGAAGCAGAGGTCGAGGAAGTATGTAAATGGGGATGAGGGTGACGGTGACCGCGGCGAGGGTGAAGCTTCTGAGGGAggcgggaggaggaggaggtctAGCAAGGGTGAGGGAGGAGGTGGCGGTGATGATTATGATTCGCGGTCCAAGCATGCGTTGATGAAGAAGAGGCAGGAGGAGAGCACATTGGAGAAGCTTAGCAGTTGGTATGAGGATGGTGAGTTGGAAGGTGGGGAGAAGGGGAGGaaggtttcgtcgaattcgggTTCCAAGCATGATGGTAATTCGCACAGTAAAGAGGATTATAGGAGTGAAGCCGGCAGAGAGAAAGGCGGGCGGGGGTCGTCTGAGCAGGGTAGGAGTTCTAGGAGGAAATGGGATGAAGCTGACACTACTGGTAGTGTTAGAAGGGGACAAGAAGGTGGTTCTGAGAAAGGGGAATTGAGGAGTGCTAAGCGCGAGGATGGATCTAGGGAGAGGAGTGGATCTGGTAGAGTTGAGCATGGGGAGAGTAAAGGCTCTGGGGGTGATAAGGTTGTGAAGGGTGGAACTGGAAGTAAGGAGGATAGAAGGAGTGATTCTGAGAGGGGGAAGAGTAAAgggaagtcggaggtggtggaTGTTTATCGTGAGGACAAGGTTGAGAAGCCTAGGCGGCACAGAACGCCCACCGGGTATGATGGAGCTGAAAACTGGGACAGGCCAGGAAATGCAGATGAGGATGGGAATGTGAAGGTTAAGGATAAGACTGCTAAAGAAACCGGGAACTCGAACAGATCAAGGACGCCCGAGAAGAGTGGGAAACGCCATCAGGATTCGGAGAACTCAGAGATGGATTATGAAAGAAGTGGTAGCTTTAAAAGGAAGGAGCTCGAAAATGATGGCTATAAGGATGACAGGTCCAAAGGAAAAGATGATACTTGGAATGACAGGAGGAAAGATCGGGAAAGTTCTAAGGAGAGTTGGAAAAGGAGGCAACCAAGTAATGCTGACAAAGATTCAAAAAATGAGGACAGCGGCTTTGATCACAGCAGAGAATGGGAGTTGCCTAGACACGGTTATGACAGGATGGACAATGATAGGCCTCATGGTCGACCTGGTGGTAGAAAAGATGGAAACAGGGGAGAGGCTGTGAAAACATCAACGAAATTTGGAATTTCAAACGATAATTATGATGTGATAGAGATTCAGCCCAAGTTCGTTGACTATGGGAAAGCAGAATCTATGCCCAACCTTAGTCGGAGACCTGAAGGTAATCAACAGTACAATGCTAAGTCAGGCAATAATTATGAAGACTGGCCACAAAATCAGGAAGAAAGAGCAAGAAGGAATGATTTATCTGGTTCCGGGACACCCGGTGAAGACCTGAAGGAGCGATATGCTGATGATGACTATGAGTTTTATGGGGGGAGAGGAAGAAGTCAGAAAGGTGTTGGATCTGCTCGAAGTACTGGTGGGCAAAACTCTAACAGTGGTGGCTTGCAGCCTCAATATGGAAACCAGGAGTCTGGATCCTTTAACAGAGCTGGTCCACAAGGAATAAAAGGGAACAGGATTAGTAGAGGAGGAAGGATTAGGCCTACTGGGAGAGACAATCAGCAGGTTGGAATGCCATTGCCAATGATGGGATCACCCTATGGACCTATTGGCATGCCTCCGCCTGGGCCAATGCAGACCCTTACCCATGGTATGTCACCTGCTCCTGGTCCACCAATGTCCCCTGGAGTCTTCATTTCACCTTTTACTCCAGCTATTTGGCATGGAGGTCGAGGTGTCGATATGAATATAATGGGTGTTCCACCTGTTGTTTCTCCTGTACCCCCGAGTCCTTCAGGTCCAAGATTTAATGCTGCTAATATAGGTAACCAACCAAATCCTGCAATGTTTTATAACCAATCAGGCCCTGGAAGGGGAATTCCCCCAAGCATTTCTAGTCCTGGTTTTAATCCTACAGGACCAATGGCTAGAGGAACAGCACCTGATAAAATTCCAGGGGGTTGGGTTCCTCCTAAAGGTGGAAGTCTTGGCAAAGCTCCTTCCAGAGGTGAACAGAATGATTACTCTCAAAACTTTGTTGACACTGGGATGCGGCCGCAGAATTTTATTAGAGAGCTTGAGCTCACAAATGTAGTAGAGGACTACCCTAAGCTTAGGGAGCTTATACAGAAAAAGGATGAGATTGTGGAAAAATCTGCAACGGCTCCCATGTATTATAAGTGTGATCTGAAAGAGTTTGAATTGACTCCAGAGTTCTTTGGAACGAAGTTCGATGTCATTCTTGTAGATCCCCCGTGGGAGGAGTATGTACACCGCGCCCCTGGTGTTGCTGACCACATGGAGTACTGGACATTTGAAGAAATAATGAATCTCAAGATTGAGGTATACTATAATTCTGTTTTTGCAACACATTCTCTTGTTAGTGTTATTTCAGTCTTAGCATTTTCATCCTCCCTAGGCTTCAAATGCACATGAAGGTCTTTTCCCCCTTCTTGTGTAAATTGGGTGGGCTAATTACTAGTAATTTTAAATACCCTGTGTTGCAATTTAAGGATAAGGTTAATAATGTGAAATTGGCAGAGTATTGGGGCATTGAATCTTTTGCTAGCCTTTTAAGTTTCATTTTTTGTAGTGGGTTTAATCACATATTGGTCATGTTCCTTTAAGAGCTAGTTGTATATTAGTTTGtgatatatatttaaatatgtaATGATGTCTTCCTTTTGGTTTCCTTTTTTCAAATGCATAgtatttttatcttttgaatTAGATATCTCACTTGTTTCATCCCTTTCTTAAGGCTATAGCGGATACACCTTCTTTCATATTTCTTTGGGTGGGTGACGGAGTAGGCCTTGAACAAGGTCGTCAATGTCTAAAGAAGGTAAACTTTTTGgatgttggaattaaaaatgcAATTTGGCTTAATTGTGTATGGTTCATAATCTATTTTTGTCCTCTTTTGCTCAATATCTAtctttatattaattttctttatgGGGGTTGGAACTTGGTTTCTACAGTGGGGATTTCGTAGGTGTGAAGATATATGTTGGGTAAAGACAAACAAAAGTAGTGCAGGTTCAGCACTGCGGCATGATGCACATACTTTATTTCAACATTCAAAGGTCAGTTAAAATTCATCTGTTGTACTCCCATTGCTTCATGTCAACATATGAGCTTACATATAGTACTTAGTAAATATAGCAATCTTCCTTAaactgttttattttattgtggtGTAGGAGCACTGCTTGATGGGCATTAAAGGAACTGTTCGTCGAAGTACTGATGGTCATATAATTCATGCCAACATTGACACGGATGTGATTATTGCTGAAGAACCTCCTTATGGTTAGTTTATCAATTGCgcttataatataaataatacaaATTGTCTTTCTGCTAGAATTTACTTTGCCCATAACACAAGTTTTGAGGTTTACATTAAATCTGAGATAAAAATAGGTATAAGCTACAAAAACAAACagcaattagaaaaaaaaaatctttcccACGAGGTGAAGTTTGTGGTATAAATCAAACAACACCATTGTGTTTGGTCAATAACCAAGTTTTAGATAAAGGGTATTTAGATCATGGTCTTTTTTCATGGTTTTGCTTATAATTTGCCAGTGCTTCTCTAGTACTGTTTATCAGGCTATCTTTCATTTGATCAATTATCTTTGGAGTCTCTTGTAGTAATGTTACATGACTAAACCATCTTAGGCTAGATTCTATCATCTTTTTCTCAATAGGTGATATAGGTGATATTCAAAAATAAGTTGAACCTGCAATTCAACAAAATTTTATGGAGCAGAAGCTCAGTGCAAAAACTGTTTAACTAATCTGACATTCTTTTCCAACAACTTAATAAGTTGAACCTGCAATGCAACAAAATATTATGGAGCAGAAGCTCAGTGCAAAATCTGTCTGACTAATCTGACAAAATCCTATTCCAACAACTTAAGAATAAACTAACAATTTGACAAGATCAGAGTGGAGGCCCAACATGTTAATCATGGAATTGAAATGAGGATTTTTAGATCCTTACCTCCTACTTAATTTCCTCATTTGTCATTTCACAATCCATCATCTTGGTAAAATTAGTCATTATGTGCCATTGTAGGCCACATTATACCTATAGGCTGATAGGTTTGTCCAGTGGAGTTCTTCCTTTGGCTTTGGACATCTGATGAAATTAGATTGATAATTCACCTCCAATAATTGTGATTTCATGTTTATTATCTTGGGATTTTTCTCATTAATCATGCTCTGTTTTATGCTTCAGAATAGTGTTGTCAAAATCATGATTTTGATCAAGAGAAAGGTTTATTACTATCCAAGCAGTGCACTCCAATCGCATGTGGGATTGCGACTCAGTGGGATTCCATGTGAGATCGCATTCTTTTGCAGGATCATAGGATCGCAGATCTGATCCGTTTTCATTCTTCATGGGCTTAAGGGTCGTGAATCGGGAGACCCGTTCTCTTCCCCAATTTTGGCACTGTACTTTTACCCATTTCAGATCCCATTCCTCGTTCCTCTTTCACTGAAAACCCTAACCTGAAAACATTGAAGAATTTGCAATCCCCCCTCCTCCCTCTTTCACTGCAATCTTCTTTGTTCGGTCAAGTCGAATCTCTGACTTCCTGATCGAGACTGCTCCTTGTTTGAGACGTTTGGTTCTGTACTTTTGCTCCTTGTTCGAAGTTTGAAGTTCGAAAGACTGTCTTCTTTGCCATgcagttcaaagttcaaactccCACCCTCTGTCTTATTCACCCTGCAGTTCTGTGTGTAGGTGTTGTGTTGTGGACTTGTGGTTCTGTCTCTGTCTCTCACTTTCTGGGTTTTCAGTATTAGTTTTATGTTATGAACTAATTCTAATATGACAAACTTATGTGATCTTATGCTTATGAATTTTCAATTTAAGTTTTCTACCATttcaggaagaaaaaaaatagttttcttCAATGATGTGATTCAGAGGTTATCTTCCTTATCTATGTGATTTTATATGTATGCATATCTGTATATGTTTAAGTAAAAGTTTTATATCTAGTAGGGTCTTATCTTACAATCTGATCTATGATCCTCCAACTTATGATCTTTCACCTCCCAATCCTAAGTAAAATCTCGATCTTGACCACATTTCTTAGACTGAGCAGACCTTGCTTGCCTTTGTCACAACGTAGGTGTTCACACTCAGCCTTAAATAATGGAAAAAATTATATACCTAAACTGGAAAACTTAAATTGTATGAAAGCTGTTTCAGATAAAAAGGTTTGGTTTCTTCTACCTGCCTTTATGATTGTATGGAGGAATAAAATGTGTTTCTCTTGAAATTCTTGCTCATATGCTACAGGTTCAACACAAAAACCTGAAGACATGTATAGGATCGTTGAGCACTTTGCCCTTGGAAGGAGAAGGCTTGAACTATTTGGTGAAGACCACAATATCCGATCTGGTTGGCTGACTCTTGGTAAAGAACTGACGTCTTCAAATTTCCATAAAGAGGTAAGAAAATTGGAATGCTTGTTTACCTACGTGTTATTGAAGTCAACTATTCATACCTGCCTTTCTTTTCATTGTTATCTTCgtatatttttctctttaaaagTTGAGTAAATTATGCACCATCTTATCTGTGCCTGATGTTACGTCCTAGTGTTTCGTGAGCCCAGTCTTCTCATCATAGGCCAAGTTGATGGGGAAAGGTTCACAGCTAATATTAGTTAAATTAATCGGAGTGTAGCCATTAACTGAGTTATTTGTTATTAGCCTCTATGGCCAAAGTTTCTGTctgataataaaatattttgaaaccTATCTTACTCTTCAGTTCACTTGATAATGGTGTGTTTTGTGTTAAGAATTCATTCTATCATATTTAGATATGTAATCTGGGGGCACCAAAAGAGATTGCACTCATTGTTATCTCCAGTATGTTATGCTGATTGTTTGTGTTCTCTGGACTGATTAACCAAACTGATTGAATCTGGTAAAATTCAGGCATATGTGAAGAGTTTTGCTGACAAAGATGGGAAAGTTTGGcagggaggtggaggaagaaatCCACCTCCAGAGGCACCTCATCTGGTGGTGACTACTCCTGATATAGAGGCACTCAGGCCAAAGTCCCCAATGAAGAACCAGCAACAAATGCAGCAACAGCAATCAGTATCCATTTCTCTGACGTCAGGAAGTGCGTCAAACAGAAGGCCTGCCGGAAATTCGCCGCAGAATCCAACTGCACTTGGTGCCAGCCAAGACGCTTCTAGCTCAAACCCTTCTACCTCAGCTCCTTGGGCTTCTTCACCTCTGGAGAGCTTTAAGGGACGTGAAGGTTCTGTATTGCCTTCAGATGATAAAGTACCTGAAATGTATGGGTTTCATGCACAACCACCACCAGGCTATCTAGATTTTGAAGCATTCAGACAAATGAATATGTTGTAACATAACTCTATGGACAAAGTCGCATGTTGATGTATCCGTGTAATTTTTTTCCCCGCCAATATAAATGGGAAGAAAATTATTCTCATTTTGTTTGTTCATTCTTTTGGTAGCGCTGGCGATTGCATTGGTTAATTAGGGGAATAAAAACGTTGGATTACTGTAAAATTAGTTACATTTCATGTATTATTTTatcatttgtttttcaaagAATGTAGTTTTAAATCGTGCTTCCCGTGGCAATAATGGAGTATATTTGAATCGTTAGGTTAATAATGAACTGTTCGGAGATTCCAAACAAATGTATGAATTGGTTAATCGAATCTTGTTTAGGTCATTCTTTATGATCTAATTTTAGGTTGTTTTGCATGGCtcggtttttttattttatagttTTAACTCGAGGTTTTTGGGGGTAATGTGTTAAATTGAACCTTTAAGTAGAATGACACAATTTCAAAAAGTGATGTAGAATTAAGGGAATCAAATTTATTATCAAAAGCATCTAAAATTTATTACTGAAAGCTAAAACATTGACTAAatagttttattattttaacttattgctttttttttgtaaCATATTTTAACCTTAAACAGAGTAACAGACTAAACATTTGGTTGTTTTGctctttgtaccaaaaaaaaaattgactaaaTACCATCAAGCGCGTAAATCAATTGATACAAGGTTGTTCTAGTTTAAATAACGCATTCACAAGGAATCGAACACTAGACCCGTACTTAAGGTAGAGCAACTCCGCACCAATTGATCTACGCGCTTGGTGGTGAGAATGCTAGAGGTTTAAATGACAATTATATAATGAATTTCGACTATTGATTGTGAAATCTCATGACCAATAAAAACTTACCATAAATTGCTTGCTGGTACTCATGAATCCAACTACTGCCATAGCATTTTCTGAATGCATATgatcatatttttcttttcttaaatagtatttaaattattataggGGGCAGGGTGTGTGGAAGATGATCAACATTGGTAAGTCATCAACTAATAACTACAATAAATTCAGAAAACACTACATGTCAATAGTTTTCTTCTTTACTTTTTACACAACTCAAGTGACAAGGAGGCAACAAAATTGTGTGACCCTCATTCATTTTCCCATCAATCAAGCTAATAGTAGTGCCCACATTCCTGGTACTGAACAGATAATTGGACAAGTTACTAGTTACTCCCTATGAATCCTGAGGTATTGTCTCACTTTCTGGCTTCTGAGGCGGTGACACAGTAGTAGCTGTTTCCTTAGCAGCTGAACAACCATATGTCCATATCAAAGTAAGTATGGTGAAGTAAAAAAGATGGAAAGTGGGGTAAAAACAGAGAAAACTGCCACCAAAAAGACTAACCAAGAGGCTGGATTTGAGGTTCCAACTCGCCTTCTTTACGAGGGGGTGTCTGTCCCTGTTGCTGTTGTGCAGCAGATGCCTTTAGCTGCTCCTCTGTAATCTTAAGATACTCTTCAGAGCTGTATGCTCTACTTGGATCTTGCGTGCCATCTGCATTATGAGAGATAATTTCACTCTGGTATTTGTCATCAAGCTTGTATGTTGGCAATTTTGGAACTTGCATTATTAGGCAGAAACAAATATCATTTCTTAACCAAGCGGGTGATCAAATGCCGTAATTAATATTTGATAACAGTGGTGTACATGATATCTAGTAGTACTTGTCTTCAGCCACAGcatatgaagaaaaagaaaactctTGTGTTTATGTAATATCATTATGATCCATTCGGTTCTGGGAGGTATCAACTATCAAGACAAACAAACagtaaaatttctttaaaaactgTATCGGATTTTATTACCAAAGTGTGCAGTTTCTTTCCTTTAAGAAAAGAAACTTCTGAACTATTTCTGAGCAAGTGAACTATGCCGTTGTAACTCGTAACTTGTACCTAGTAGTAGTTCACCTCCTTGGATTATTGCTAACCAATTAAACCTATATATGAGAATATTACATCTTAAGTTGAACTATTTCTCAGCATTTTGGACTTTGATCCTCATtagaagtataatataaaatcattcatgtgtcttcacctAACAACTTAAGTTGTTTTgataattggttcatgacatgatATCAGAGCCCGTATGACAAGTTGTCTAGAGTCCATACCATTCATGTTTCGTTACTCAACATTTTAAACTTTTGGGATAGTTCTTTAATGACAGTACTAAACTAGTTGTTAGTGATGTCAAGTTCATAAAAGAGAATGACCTAACAATACAAAAATAATATCAGCAGAATAATAGAAGTTTACAAACATACTTTGCTTCTTTGTCTATATTTACTAACTTTAATCTCAAAGGAAAAAAGATTGTTATCTTCTGGCTACCTAAGACATACTTAGTTGGAAATAATCTCAAACCTACCTAGACAACCTATACATCAATATGTATAAAACAACTGCTCTTACTTCATGAATCATGATTCATGGGAATCCATCAAGTCTAAAGCTCAAATCAGTGTGAATACCTCACCTGATCTACTGAACAAAGGGAGGATCCGAATGATAAATAAGCTTGAGTAGAGTTCACAATCAAGTTTCTGGAAGTTTTCATCAAATCATTAAGATTCAATTTCATAATTTAGATCCGTTAGTTGCATGACTTCTTTTATTATTCCACTTTCCACTCCAGTTGTAGGATGCACTAGTGGGAGTGGGAAATAGGTGTATGTGGGATCGGACCTCCACCTCATAACAATAGCACCTTGGTAAGGGCCTGTGAGATACCAATTGACCTATTAATTGTTCCATTTCAGACGTAAGTGCAAGctccttttttcttttgttaaaaGAGTACTTATTCTTACAAGCAACTATAGAAACATatgaacagaaaaagaaaatgcatGCAGGAAAGGTGAAACAAATAATCAGTCATTCGTTGTATAAGAATAAATAACCAGTCCAGATTTTATAAACTGCTTAGCAAGTAAGAAAATAGATAGTAGATTACTCACCAGGGTCAACAGCAATCGGAGAACTCTTTGTACTATCAGTGGATGATGGAGTTGATGTGGTGTTTTGGAAATTGGAATTGTATGGGTTCTGTGTTGGACTTGAAATGTCATCGAGACCAATCTCTCGTTCAAGTGTACTTTTAAATTCCCTTGAAACATCCTAAAGGGGGAAAATGGCATTCAATAAAGTCAAAGCATCAAGAAAGTGGCATCAGCATAGCAATTTAGTCTAAAGTATTTTGCACCAACCTGAAGCTCTCTAATGGTCGGTTGAAATGTACGCAATGTTTTTCCCAGATTTCGAGCAACCTGCATTCAATGACTCAgtagataagaaaagaaaaaaagagaagaaatattTACAACCAGCAACAACAACGACTTCACAAAATTTGTAAGTAATGTATCCATTAAGTCTCAAGGGTTCCTCTCTAGTCAGCTTAAACTGTCTCAAGTTAGTCTTGTTCAATACTAACAATCATCGGAGAATGTGGACGATTATGAGATTATCATACCATGAATAACAGGACAACTTACACAGCTTCCCTAAAACATTCTCTCAAGCAAATATGTGGAACAACACATTATCTCGCATTGTTTCACTGTATATTATTTGGTAAATAACATAAAGAGAGGGAGCCATATCCTATCTCTTAGCTAGAGTTTGAACACAAAGTTGTAACATATCCAGTAAGATTAGCATGAAAAATTAAGGATTCTCAGAACTTGGGAAAAATTCATCATCTGATACAGTATTCTTATACATTTCTCAACCATTCTACGTACGTAAACCGCCTGCAACTAATGAGTAACtttaacatttttatttaaGAAACAAAGGCACCAACCATGGCTGATAGGTAGCCCAATAATTTCCAACTTGATGCTCATTCTACCTAACAAGTATGGTGCAATAGCCCATTTTTACCTCCAATTACAAAACAAGAAATAACAGGACTCTTCAAGTCCACTATATGCTATTACACACATTCACCCTGATGAGCTACattaaaaagaaacaaacttCTTGCAAGGATATGCTTTTATGAATTTTTCAGATAAAAACCAGTCTTGGACCTCCACCTAATTACTCAAACTGTTAGATGGATGGTTCCTTGACAAAGTACCAAACCACTTCATCAAAAAATGATCAACATATTAACCTTTTAGAATAGAAAACTCAAGTCTTAACAAGATATACAATCATCCAAGATCCTTTAAACTATCCGAATAACCAGTATTTGCAAATTCGCATACAGCAAACATCTAACGAAAATTGCAGAGACAAAGGCATTCATAATTCTTGTAAACTGAGAATGAAGCCAAAGCAAGAGTGGTACAAACACAAACTCACCTCAGCAAGACCCTTAGGACCAAAAACCAGTAAAGCAACGACCCCAATAACCAGGGCTTCAGGGGCTCCAACTCCAAAGAGAGAAGCATAAACCAGCTTACCCTTACACCTACCCTTTCTATCT is a window of Lotus japonicus ecotype B-129 chromosome 5, LjGifu_v1.2 DNA encoding:
- the LOC130716843 gene encoding N6-adenosine-methyltransferase non-catalytic subunit MTB, which encodes MVMDSTDKREDEDWELTDKRKQRSRKYVNGDEGDGDRGEGEASEGGGRRRRSSKGEGGGGGDDYDSRSKHALMKKRQEESTLEKLSSWYEDGELEGGEKGRKVSSNSGSKHDGNSHSKEDYRSEAGREKGGRGSSEQGRSSRRKWDEADTTGSVRRGQEGGSEKGELRSAKREDGSRERSGSGRVEHGESKGSGGDKVVKGGTGSKEDRRSDSERGKSKGKSEVVDVYREDKVEKPRRHRTPTGYDGAENWDRPGNADEDGNVKVKDKTAKETGNSNRSRTPEKSGKRHQDSENSEMDYERSGSFKRKELENDGYKDDRSKGKDDTWNDRRKDRESSKESWKRRQPSNADKDSKNEDSGFDHSREWELPRHGYDRMDNDRPHGRPGGRKDGNRGEAVKTSTKFGISNDNYDVIEIQPKFVDYGKAESMPNLSRRPEGNQQYNAKSGNNYEDWPQNQEERARRNDLSGSGTPGEDLKERYADDDYEFYGGRGRSQKGVGSARSTGGQNSNSGGLQPQYGNQESGSFNRAGPQGIKGNRISRGGRIRPTGRDNQQVGMPLPMMGSPYGPIGMPPPGPMQTLTHGMSPAPGPPMSPGVFISPFTPAIWHGGRGVDMNIMGVPPVVSPVPPSPSGPRFNAANIGNQPNPAMFYNQSGPGRGIPPSISSPGFNPTGPMARGTAPDKIPGGWVPPKGGSLGKAPSRGEQNDYSQNFVDTGMRPQNFIRELELTNVVEDYPKLRELIQKKDEIVEKSATAPMYYKCDLKEFELTPEFFGTKFDVILVDPPWEEYVHRAPGVADHMEYWTFEEIMNLKIEAIADTPSFIFLWVGDGVGLEQGRQCLKKWGFRRCEDICWVKTNKSSAGSALRHDAHTLFQHSKEHCLMGIKGTVRRSTDGHIIHANIDTDVIIAEEPPYGSTQKPEDMYRIVEHFALGRRRLELFGEDHNIRSGWLTLGKELTSSNFHKEAYVKSFADKDGKVWQGGGGRNPPPEAPHLVVTTPDIEALRPKSPMKNQQQMQQQQSVSISLTSGSASNRRPAGNSPQNPTALGASQDASSSNPSTSAPWASSPLESFKGREGSVLPSDDKVPEMYGFHAQPPPGYLDFEAFRQMNML